The following proteins come from a genomic window of Salvia hispanica cultivar TCC Black 2014 chromosome 4, UniMelb_Shisp_WGS_1.0, whole genome shotgun sequence:
- the LOC125222847 gene encoding protein CYCLOPS-like isoform X1 has product MEMEGRGYSEFYRNTSEEMFIKTMMESPVGLPAPTMEMLGFKNLTQSFRTDSEELFKSWLTNGENGGCHSAGVGHRPRQASRRISTELAGLSNQNARQNKVNNEDTFPQTSYVAAADLESTRSEEFKGVQQASNLFLAKAWFHSSQPMTRSRSSELRRRYVAMQNSQTPIGIEAMIQQQQQQQHTHLNNNMSTIYENPTHFNATSFMSPSNSSSSTFNNPQMGYEDKISSVVSMLKGTLERKKIERGAVDATATYYDNNGGQGLGDTFENQGTFGDISVLGADETRALHTIEESLMEGILGPLNQMSTLSREPSQSESSAAAPMASSGVDVYEDPCISAQAPSVCESSRHQMGMRRSPEDCSRNRDFRERVYDSSREDQKQEGLVRYGSIKSTGSVDKGDPTKKRRVERSRKMAEAKEKSSTPPVPSDMQSILKRCENLEKEVRSLKLNLAFMNRKDSEQTKQIEELQKQNQDLGDEKERLLEEIERIISETANI; this is encoded by the exons ATGGAGATGGAAGGGAGAGGCTACTCAGAGTTTTACAGGAACACGAGCGAAGAGATGTTCATCAAGACGATGATGGAGAGCCCCGTTGGACTACCAGCTCCGACAATGGAGATGCTGGGATTCAAGAACCTCACGCAGAGTTTTCGAACAGACAGCGAGGAGCTCTTCAAGAGCTGGCTCACAAATGGAGAG AACGGTGGCTGCCATTCAGCAGGCGTTGGGCATCGCCCTCGACAGGCATCAAGAAG GATCTCCACAGAACTAGCTGGTTTGAGCAATCAAAACGCGAGGCAGAACAAGGTAAACAACGAAGATACGTTTCCACAAACCAGTTACGTGGCTGCTGCTGATCTTGAATCAACGAGGTCAGAAGAGTTCAAAGGGGTGCAGCAGGCTAGCAATCTGTTTCTGGCGAAG GCGTGGTTCCACAGTTCTCAGCCTATGACTAGGAGTAGATCATCTGAACTGAG GCGGAGATATGTTGCAATGCAAAACTCACAAACACCAATAGGCATTGAGGCCATGattcaacaacaacaacagcagcaacacacacacttgAACAACAACATGTCAACAATCTATGAGAATCCAACTCATTTCAACGCAACATCATTCATGTCCCCATCCAATTCATCCTCATCCACGTTCAACAACCCTCAAATGGGATACGAGGACAAGATCTCGTCTGTTGTCAGCATGCTCAAGGGCACTCTAGAGCGCAAGAAAATCGAGAGAGGAGCCGTTGATGCCACTGCCACCTACTATGATAATAATGGTGGACAAGGTTTAGGCGACACGTTTGAGAATCAAGGGACTTTCGGGGATATTTCTGTGCTCGGAGCTGATGAGACGAGGGCGCTGCATACAATAGAGGAGTCGTTGATGGAGGGCATTTTGGGACCCCTCAACCAGATGAGCACACTGTCAAGGGAGCCATCTCAGAGTGAGTCCTCTGCTGCTGCACCCATGGCTTCAAGTGGTGTCGACGTCTACGAAGATCCTTGCATCTCCGCACAAGCTCCTAGTGTTTGTGAGAGCTCAAGGCATCAAATGGGGATGCGAAGAAGCCCTGAAGATTGCTCAAGGAACAGAG ATTTTAGAGAACGTGTATATGATAGctcaagagaagatcaaaag CAAGAAGGTTTAGTTCGATATGGATCTATAAAATCAACTGGTTCAG TTGACAAAGGAGATCCCACAAAAAAACGCAGGGTGGAGCGGTCACGCAA GATGGCGGAGGCGAAGGAGAAAAGTTCGACGCCACCCGTGCCATCGGACATGCAATCCATCTTGAAACGATGTGAGAATCTTGAGAAGGAAGTGCGTTCACTTAAACTCAACTTGGCCTTTATGAACAG AAAGGATTCAGAGCAGACTAAACAAATTGAAGAGCTTCAGAAACAGAATCAAGATCTGGGAGATGAAAAGGAGAGACTACTTGAAGAGATTGAGAGGATCATTTCAGAAACTGCCAATATCTAA
- the LOC125222847 gene encoding protein CYCLOPS-like isoform X2: MERTVAAIQQALGIALDRHQEELAGLSNQNARQNKVNNEDTFPQTSYVAAADLESTRSEEFKGVQQASNLFLAKAWFHSSQPMTRSRSSELRRRYVAMQNSQTPIGIEAMIQQQQQQQHTHLNNNMSTIYENPTHFNATSFMSPSNSSSSTFNNPQMGYEDKISSVVSMLKGTLERKKIERGAVDATATYYDNNGGQGLGDTFENQGTFGDISVLGADETRALHTIEESLMEGILGPLNQMSTLSREPSQSESSAAAPMASSGVDVYEDPCISAQAPSVCESSRHQMGMRRSPEDCSRNRDFRERVYDSSREDQKQEGLVRYGSIKSTGSVDKGDPTKKRRVERSRKMAEAKEKSSTPPVPSDMQSILKRCENLEKEVRSLKLNLAFMNRKDSEQTKQIEELQKQNQDLGDEKERLLEEIERIISETANI; this comes from the exons ATGGAGAG AACGGTGGCTGCCATTCAGCAGGCGTTGGGCATCGCCCTCGACAGGCATCAAGAAG AACTAGCTGGTTTGAGCAATCAAAACGCGAGGCAGAACAAGGTAAACAACGAAGATACGTTTCCACAAACCAGTTACGTGGCTGCTGCTGATCTTGAATCAACGAGGTCAGAAGAGTTCAAAGGGGTGCAGCAGGCTAGCAATCTGTTTCTGGCGAAG GCGTGGTTCCACAGTTCTCAGCCTATGACTAGGAGTAGATCATCTGAACTGAG GCGGAGATATGTTGCAATGCAAAACTCACAAACACCAATAGGCATTGAGGCCATGattcaacaacaacaacagcagcaacacacacacttgAACAACAACATGTCAACAATCTATGAGAATCCAACTCATTTCAACGCAACATCATTCATGTCCCCATCCAATTCATCCTCATCCACGTTCAACAACCCTCAAATGGGATACGAGGACAAGATCTCGTCTGTTGTCAGCATGCTCAAGGGCACTCTAGAGCGCAAGAAAATCGAGAGAGGAGCCGTTGATGCCACTGCCACCTACTATGATAATAATGGTGGACAAGGTTTAGGCGACACGTTTGAGAATCAAGGGACTTTCGGGGATATTTCTGTGCTCGGAGCTGATGAGACGAGGGCGCTGCATACAATAGAGGAGTCGTTGATGGAGGGCATTTTGGGACCCCTCAACCAGATGAGCACACTGTCAAGGGAGCCATCTCAGAGTGAGTCCTCTGCTGCTGCACCCATGGCTTCAAGTGGTGTCGACGTCTACGAAGATCCTTGCATCTCCGCACAAGCTCCTAGTGTTTGTGAGAGCTCAAGGCATCAAATGGGGATGCGAAGAAGCCCTGAAGATTGCTCAAGGAACAGAG ATTTTAGAGAACGTGTATATGATAGctcaagagaagatcaaaag CAAGAAGGTTTAGTTCGATATGGATCTATAAAATCAACTGGTTCAG TTGACAAAGGAGATCCCACAAAAAAACGCAGGGTGGAGCGGTCACGCAA GATGGCGGAGGCGAAGGAGAAAAGTTCGACGCCACCCGTGCCATCGGACATGCAATCCATCTTGAAACGATGTGAGAATCTTGAGAAGGAAGTGCGTTCACTTAAACTCAACTTGGCCTTTATGAACAG AAAGGATTCAGAGCAGACTAAACAAATTGAAGAGCTTCAGAAACAGAATCAAGATCTGGGAGATGAAAAGGAGAGACTACTTGAAGAGATTGAGAGGATCATTTCAGAAACTGCCAATATCTAA
- the LOC125220381 gene encoding uncharacterized protein LOC125220381: protein MRMLAYGAAADLHDEYLRMSAQLIRKSLIKFVEGVISNFGDEYLRKPNEEDLARLLHIGEQRGFPGSRNDINVLDQSPVFDDILEGRAPKVNYIVNGHEKNMGYYLTDGIYPQWAAFVKSIPGPQTMRHKLFAPHQESTRKDVERAFGVLQARFAFIKCPCLIWDRDIMGKIMIACIILHNMIVEDERSTYSNYCDPAEFIQDRLGQSSRENEDRDANNDFIYSTNRIASLASYMKNKAQLQNREAHKALRDDLVEHIWAKFGNCN, encoded by the exons ATGAGGATGTTGGCCTACGGGGCGGCGGCCGACTTGCACGACGAATATTTGAGAATGAGCGCACAACTCATTCGCAAATCTCTCATCAAGTTCGTTGAAGGTGTAATCTCTAACTTCGGCGATGAGTACTTGCGAAAGCCCAACGAAGAAGACTTGGCAAGACTTCTGCATATTGGAGAACAACGTGGGTTTCCAG GTTCGAGAAATGATATTAATGTGCTTGATCAATCTCctgtttttgatgatattttggaAGGTCGAGCACCGAAGGTCAATTACATAGTAAATGgccatgaaaaaaatatgggaTATTATCTCACTGATGGCATATATCCTCAATGGGCGGCATTTGTCAAATCTATACCAGGTCCACAAACGATGAGGCACAAGTTGTTTGCTCCACATCAAGAGTCTACGCGAAAAGATGTTGAGCGAGCTTTTGGTGTTTTGCAAGCTCGTTTTGCTTTTATCAAATGTCCATGTCTTATTTGGGATCGTGATATTATGGGGAAAATAATGATTGCttgcataatcttgcacaatATGATAGTGGAAGATGAAAGAAGCACATATTCGAACTATTGTGATCCAGCAGAATTTATTCAAGATCGACTTGGACAAAGTAGTCGTGAGAATGAAGATAGAGATGCGAATAATGATTTCATATATTCTACGAATAGGATTGCGAGTCTAGCTTCTTACATGAAAAACAAAGCCCAACTTCAAAACAGAGAAGCTCACAAAGCTCTGCGAGACGATTTGGTTGAGCATATATGGGCAAAATTCGGCAATTGCAATTGA